Below is a genomic region from Biomphalaria glabrata chromosome 3, xgBioGlab47.1, whole genome shotgun sequence.
ttttttaaacaaaacaaaatagtatTTTGTAAATTACTCTCTAATTAAAGAATGGGTAAAGCCATTCCTGAACTATGGGGGCAGatcatggttaacgagggtgtcatatagccagcacaatcgccaaccgcctttaccacCTGCTTaggtcaggtacctattagtgtcgggtggactcaggggcgactTCAGAATTCccgaaaattcaaaatcccatgcTCAGTAGTCAAGTGTCTTACAACTTGGCCACCACGCTCTGAATTACCAAATGTGTGTCATAGAAATCCCATACCTGTGATTGGGTTGCCACTGACGTCACCTGCTTGGAGAGAGGCTGTCACACCTGGGTGGATGTCTCCAGTACCTGGCAACAGATTGTTAGGATAAAGAATTGAAAATGATATGTTTGTCAATaactttacattttacaaaactcTTTATGCTACTGTTTCATCCGGGCGACAACAGGCGCGGCCATAAAATACACTTCAAATTGAGGGTGGCCTCTTTGTCAGATTTCTTTGCGTTGTTAAAGTGTACAGtctcagggccggccttaggccactgcagcctatgggGTCGCAGTGGGACCCGCGCTAGttctaagtgtaaattattaaattaaaccattataaataatatgtaataacagggttttcaagggcctccaggaaatctcctgaaaaggcaaaatgtacgaaaaagtcctggaaatctcctgaaattattaaaatgtccTGAAAAATGGAGAATATAGTCATTTTTGGGGcgccaataaataaatgacagcATTGTGAGCTGttatttaatacaaatttattgcaaagacgaaagaattttcaataaataaatcttaattttgacattatgcttatccctacccagacaaggccccgcgctatccgtttcgaatagggctcCGCGattgctagggccggccctgcataGTCTTATTATAGATTTAGGAAATGTTTAAACGTGATATTGTGAAACAAATAAATCATCaccttgtttctttcttttcccgtctttctttcgctctctctctttctcttttttaatacaaaaccaAACACCTAAATactctctaattttttttttccttttactttacaaaaaaCTCTTTCTTTTGGAAGACAACTCATGTTTTTCTTTGAGAAATGACTTCCTTTGAATGTTCGCTCCCCTATCACCTAACCTATGccaagttgttgttgttttaatatcGTAATCTACATAATTAATGCTACCGTTGTAGAATGATACAATTATGTAACAGGACATATTGCGATAGATAACAACGTTAGCATTTCCAATAGTGAACGCTACTCACCGTGACCTTGAAAGTCGAGACACAGCTGGTCCCCCACGTGCTCATCCTTGTTCCAGGCCTTGTTGTGTAAGACAAACACCTTACCATCGTCCAGGGTCTGGACAATGTCCGCCGTGTACACCTGAGAAAAGAGTCAAGAAAAAGTGAAGCAATGAATTTGTATTCTTTTTCCTCGTGAGTATTccccactctttttttttttctttacaataaaCCTTTTAGGACGAAATGGTGCATGAATTGATCTTTAGaggtgtcgggggggggggaggggaaagaCCAGTTCTTCTGAGAGGAACTGCGTAGTGGTGTCCAGATCTGGCAGTTCTTCATATAGTTCTGTATTTTAGAGCAGTGgctctcaaactgtggtccgcggaccccccccccccagaaagatgaaaattatATACAGTTACAGTAACCTTGTTGCTAAAAGCCACTTTATCTAATCGgataattttaataacaataaactcGACACTCGCTAAtgtttaatatttctattacgtTTTTTTCTATGATGaaaccaaagatttgaaaactttcttcacttggatattccCTACTGGACATTGAGCCTTTTAACGCGTGGACAAACTCAGATCTCAAACACAGATGAATCATTACTAATACAGGAGCAGCTTTTAGAAATATCCACAAACAAGGAACTTAAAGCAATGTCTGAACAAGGCTACCTCAAattctagtaaaaaaaacagattCCAATTTTATAGTTAGCATTATGGAATCTGCTGACTGCTTTCCTGTCTTCTTGTCAATACAAAGTGGATTCATTGCAGTCCTGAACCTCATCGCAAGTCAAAGAAACCGACATTGTGTTCGTGGAAATTTGCTGTTGCTACTTACACACATTGAAGCGGACATTCATACACTGATAAAATCTCAACCTCATctaatttttcattattttaattgaaacaaaagttataatctCAACCAGTAGGCTACTCCTTCAATCAAATGCcccgttgttgttttttggcaTGTGTAACTTACATACTTTGCATTTGCGTAGATTTTTCGCTTAGTGGTCCGGGTGCATGTTTTGACTATTTAAGAGGTCCCGGAgatcaaaaaagtttgagaacctctgtttTAGAGTGACTGAAAAAGCTGGTCAGGAAAAATACTGACATCGAACTTTCCTAAGTTTTTATGTTAGCTTTGAAATGAAAGGCATATTCCACGGCTTCTGTACAAGTCTGTCTCATTTATAAATCTAAgtaattagctttttcatcAGTCATAGAGAACAAGATCTTCTGGCCTTGGTTGATAATAAGAGAGCTAACAGAATCGTTTAATCGAGCTTGTAATCTACAGATATCTAGGTTATATATCGATATCGCAAATCTTAATGTGGAGACTTTAATCCTGATCTTAAAGGGTAACTTCAACCGGTTTCAGTTTAGACCTTAACATGATATTATAATTCTTAAACCATTACTACAGATTTAACTAATACTTACATCCAGGCTTTTCAGTGGCTGGTCAAAGGTCAAGGTGACTGTCCAGGAGTGCATCTCTTGCGTGATGTCGAAGCAACCTTTGCCTTGAAATCCCCCGCTCCAGTGGTTAGTGATGGGGATAGTGATGTCCGCCAAGACAACCACAGACGTAGTGGCCAGGGCAAAGAGAACCGCTGACCACATTCTGTGCAAGATACAAATTTAAATGCGATGACACACCTAACACAAACACTTTACACACAAGGATTGGTAATCAACCGAATATTGCCTATCCTTCGTATAGGACATACCTTCCTATTCAAGTGATGAATCCAgtgttaataatatttaaaaaaaaaaaaaaggcagcaatGGGTTTACGCAAACAAGGaaaattttcaaatttttctttaagtttcctTTTCATGGAAGGAAGAGGAATAATTTTATTTACGATAAAACACTGGAGTGGAATTGTCTCCTCTTGATATCTATACAACATAAATTCTAACATTTCGAAACTGTATAACTTGACACAGTATAGTAGCCTACAGTGTAGTATATTCTACAAGAGTAGTCCTTAGGGTGAATCCTTTTCGGTTGATTGCTTTCAGCCAAACGAGAAATCTTTTCGAAGTAATCTCTTCAACGCCAGACCTCTGCCATGTTATCACTCTAGGAAAGCTGAACAAAAAAtcctatttctttcttctttattGAAGCATTTGAGCGCCCTTTTTTATGCagtgttatggcacgattaggaattaattatttgtttcggtaATAGGGGaagtttttattaaaataaagttgttgtttttttagacagAACGAAACAGAAGTCGATATAAACAAGCGCCTAACAGAAGCAAAAGCTAGgcattttgtattttgttaaatgcactaaaaaggttgagattATGTTTTGGAAATTTAAACCCTATTGTATTAGATCAAGATTTACAATCGTCAAAGgggtcgcggtggctgagtgtctGAGGTCCTGGGCTCAAATCTcgaagatgatttttttttttgaatttcggtatttttagggcgctcctgagtccacccagctctaatgggaacctgactttagttgggaaaagtaaaggcggttggtcgttgtgctggccacatgacaccctgctcgttaaccgttggccaaagaaacagatgaccttaacatgaTCTGCCCCCtagatcgcagggtctgaaaggggaaactttagtCTACTTTACTTACTATCGTCATTGCAAGGTTACTAATGTCAATTTACTAACAAGATGGCGGATCAGTTTAGTACGCAGAAACTGTCGCGTCATACGTCATCCAAACCAACTATTAAGTTGATTTACTatgactattttgttttttttaacctcaCATTTAAGGTACTAACACGTTCTATATAAATGCCTTTTCACAATACTACTATTCAGCCGCTTACCGTAACTATGTGACAACTGAgtacatttaaattttattgaattttataAGCGTTGCTTTATATTAGACGTAAACCCTAATATACATTACaactacattctagatctagaagtatatCTCGACTAGATCTTTAAGAGTCCTAAATCAAAACTTTGGATTTAGTGTTAGACCTAGATGTTCATATAAAGAGCatacacaataaataattgaataatgTTCCTTCCCTCTGGCCGAATCAGAAAATGCGTATTGTCTAGCAACTGACGGTGTCACGGGTTCGATATCTTATTCCAAACACTTTTAAACTATTTCTTTTGTTGCTATATCATATTTGAAGTTTAACAATGGaggtattgtgttttttttttaaatatattttatagtatGTACATGTAatgagtgtgaaaaaaaaattatgttgtcCAGATTTTAGGGTTAGGGAATTCCTCTAAAGTGTTATATCGTAAATAGAATCTATGCGTTTGGGTGCCACGATCTAACTCAAGTTGACAACCTTAGACgtgttgtttacattttctCTAACCAGCTTGCTCATTTCTCATAGGGTCATACAAAAATCTGGACAGGAtctcaaaaacagctctaacgattttcctagagaTTCAACAGATTACGTATATCTTTGTGGAAAAAGTACTAGTTAATTGGCTACAAGGGGTAAAATTCTGGTTTGAccgatataatttttttttcaaaacatattcTTCTTAAAAGTAAACTTGGTCTGAAAGTCTAGACAATCTCTATTCTAAATCTTGTACACACATACCTCAGCGGGTATTGGAGGTCTAGACAATCTCTATTCTAAATCTTGTACACATATACCTCAGCGGGCGACAGCGGGTATTGGAGGTCTAGACAATCTCTATTCTAAATCTTGTACACACATACCTCAGCGGGTATTGGA
It encodes:
- the LOC129925021 gene encoding sialidase-like, which produces MWSAVLFALATTSVVVLADITIPITNHWSGGFQGKGCFDITQEMHSWTVTLTFDQPLKSLDVYTADIVQTLDDGKVFVLHNKAWNKDEHVGDQLCLDFQGHGTGDIHPGVTASLQAGDVSGNPITGTPTPTATPTATTHTTPSTTTSKTTHTTHSTTHSTTHSTTHSTTHSTTHSTTHSTTHSTKPTPTHTPAVSNV